The Xenopus laevis strain J_2021 chromosome 5L, Xenopus_laevis_v10.1, whole genome shotgun sequence genome has a segment encoding these proteins:
- the hebp2.L gene encoding heme-binding protein 2 has translation MNNMGPLLLLSFLSLSGTTVRAEEGASTNGEFPEFCGKQECPKFRLVQKYDSFELRAYEGTQWVTTEMNDGFLGFGMVTSFRRLFNYISGKNSQGLKIEMTVPVLIQYPLKDTRRNATMSFFLSPSLVNPPQPQDPAVYLENTPPVSVYVLSFGGYALDYDYKKKAKALAEKLGKQGLSFDDSVRTTAGYNDPFTLLNRHNEVWYKAK, from the exons ATGAACAACATGGGGCCCCTGCTGCTGCtgagctttctctctctctctgggactACAGTGAGGGCTGAAGAAGGGGCTTCTACTAATGGCGAGTTTCCTGAATTTTGTGGCAAACAAGAATGTCCCAAATTCCGTCTGGTGCAGAAATATGAT TCTTTTGAACTCCGAGCTTATGAAGGAACCCAGTGGGTGACAACAGAAATGAATGATGGATTCCTAGGCTTTGGAATGGTCACAAGCTTCAGGCGCTTATTTAATTATATCTCTGGCAAGAACTCCCAAG GACTAAAGATTGAAATGACTGTGCCGGTACTTATACAGTATCCATTAAAAGACACGCGTCGCAATGCTACCATGTCCTTCTTCTTGTCACCTTCCCTAGTGAATCCCCCTCAACCCCAGGACCCTGCTGTTTATCTTGAAAACACTCCCCCGGTATCTGTATATGTCTT GTCTTTTGGAGGCTATGCATTGGACTATGACTATAAGAAGAAAGCCAAGGCACTTGCAGAAAAGCTGGGAAAACAGGGCCTGTCTTTTGATGATTCCGTCCGCACTACTGCAGGCTACAATGATCCATTTACACTGCTTAATCGGCACAATGAAGTCTGGTACAAAGCAAAgtga